GAATCCGAAGGCGCTGAAAAGGGAATAGCGGCAAAGGTCCCATTGCTGAAGAAAATATTTGGCAAACGAAAGACGGCCACTGCGTTTCTGCTGCTTCAACGTCTCTATAAGATTTTCTCTGTCAAGAAATCGGCAGATGACTTTGGGAGCGAGACCGCGAATTTCATTCAGAGTTTGAAAGACCAATTCAATACGTTCACAACTCGAATGGCGTATTTGTCCGATACCGCTGGTGGGCTCGGTCTGTTAGGAACGGTCTGGGGGATGTTCATGGTGTTTTTTGGCGGCACGATGGTGATGGATGAGATACTCCACGGGATGGGAGTTGCCTTGGCTACCACCATTGTCGGATTGGTTATCAGCATTTTGTTGAATACATTCACCACGGTCGTAAGCAATAAATTTGATCGGCATCTTGATTTCATTAACAAGCTCTCGGCGGCTTTTCATGAAAGGATGATCGCTTTTGCTGAGGCCCAGCCTGCTGGAGCGGTGCAACCGGTGATCATCGATGCGTCTCGGCTACCGCAAGTAGCCATAGCGCCGGGGGTTGGAGAAACAAGAGTTGAGCAGCCAATTCCAGCAGTGCCTCCCTCGCCAGAGGTCCCAGCTAAAAAGAAACTAGGTTTGCCAGCGGAGATCAAGGTCCTTGCGGGCAATAACCAGAGCGCTGAAGTCAACACACAATTGCCACAACCGATCATGGTTGAGATTGTGGATAACAAAGGGAATCCATTAGAAGGCGTGACTGTCGTATTCGCCACAGAGGAAGGAGCGGGAACTTTCCCCAATCAGAGTCGCATCCAAAAAATTTTGACTGATGAAGAGGGAAAAGCGCAAACCCTGTTTCTGTTAGGAAAAAGGGCGGGAGAGAAGACCATCCATATTTCAGTCGAAGGGGGAGAATGTCGTCCAGTGACATTATTGCTGATAGCGCGGCCAGCTCCAGCGGCGAAATTTGTCGAACTCGGGGGAAATTATCAGACTGGCTCATTAGGACGCAGATTGTCAGAGCCATTTAGTGTGGCAGTGCGAGATAAATATGATAATCCGATTCCGAAGTATGAAGTAAGCTTTCATTTGAGAAAAGGCACTGGTAGATTTCAGGATACCCAGAACTCTCAGCTCACCACATTGACCAATGAGGATGGACTGGTTGAGGTCTATTTTATTGTCGATAATAATCGCGGCGCTCGCGAAATTGTCGCTGAAGCAAAAAAAGTAGAACCTTCTAAAATCGATTTTGAGATATTTGCAGTTTAGGTTGGCTGAATTCTTATTTCAGCCAAGAGCGAAATAAGCTATTTAAACTGCATTGGAATTTGATTGCTTTTAAACTTTCGCCATATTGAAAGAGGATCTGCTATGTCCAAAGGCGGAATCGTAGTTCGATTGATCGATATCGTATTAAATCTGTTATTTGGATTTATGTGTATTAGTACCATGGAGCGAAAGAGCCCAGTAAAACTCCCGCAGAGCGATCTCCCAGTACAATCTCAGATTCAGAAAGAACAGCTGTTGGTCATCAGTATCAACCAACAGGAACAGTTCTTACTCGAATCCGAGAATATGATCCTTCCCAATTTCGATGCGGTAAAGAATTTGATTCTCACGCGAAATGAGAGTTTCAAAAAGCTCGATCGGACCATGAAAGTTCGGATCCGCAGCTATTGGAATCTCCCGATTCGATATACCATGCGGATCGCCAATTTTTGTCGCGATGAAAATATTCCAGTGGGAATGGATGTTGAAAGCGTTTCAAGTAGCAATCGGTGAAGCGAGCAGGTGAGCTATGAAAAAAGGCGGCGGGATAATCATTCGTTTGATCGACATCGTGATGAATCTGTTATTTGGCTTCTTAATGATCAGTGATATTGTTCACAAGACCGAGATCAAGCTGCCGAGCCAGGCAGGCCGATCCCCTGTGGTTTCAGAAAAAAGGGTCATGCCGATCGAGGTGCAAATTTTTCGTGGGGACACGACCATCATTGGCATCGATCCCCAGACAGAAAGATCGCTCCGTGTGAAAAGTCAATTGTACGGTTACTATGTGCTGAATGAAGATGAAAGGCTCTACCGGATTCGAATGCTGGATAAGTTGGAGGATCATCTATTTACTGCCAAAGCATCTTATGACTCGATTAATGTCATCATCAATCCTGATGCTGAATCCATAGTTCAAAGTACCATTAATCTGGTCGACATATGTCGGAGATATCGGATTGAGAAGCGGTTTAGATTCATAGAAAGGGGAGAAGAATGACTGCACGGGTCTTTAGCATTGATTTGAATCGTTACGATGAGGAGCGATGGAAAACCGCGACCGTCATTACGGCATTAGTGATTCTATTGGCTTATATTTTGATTAATATTATTAAAGTGCCGCAGAACCCGGTCAAGCCGAAAGAGGTGGTGGAGTTTGATTTTATCGCCCCGGAAATTAAAAAGAAGGTGATCGAGATAAAGCCTAAAGAAATCAAGCCACAGCAGCTCGAAGAAAAGGTTTTGAAGGAGACGCCAGAGGTGGTGCTCAATATCTTCATAGAAACGCCGAGCCATTCCCAGGCATTGCCCCAAAATTTGCCTTTCTCTGATCAATTCAAGGTGTTTGAACAAGAGAGTCGGGAGATGGAACATGCCAAGGCAACCATCCAGATCACAGATGGGATGATGTTGGAAGAAACTGTGGACAATCCGCTTGATATTAAGAAAGGCTTTGCGAGCGATGTTGACAATGATAATATAAGAAGCACTGTGATCACGCCTGATATTGGTGACCGGTCATTGAAAGGGAACATGGGCATTTCCACCACGATCCCAATGAATGAGCGGGTGCTATCGACCAATTTTAAAGGCTTCCAGGGCGACATTCCCTGGGAGGATGTGCTCGATCCACTGTTAAACTGGATCAGCAAAAATTCATCACCGATCGGCCAAGTTCCTATGTTCAAGTTATCGAAAAACGACCCACAAGCCATCACTACCCGACAATTGATATCGGTGGAAAATAAGAAATATGAATTGCTGATCAGCGCCAAAATCGAAAAGAAGCAAATCACTATCTGCCTTATTGACTTGGACTCAGGGCAATACGTCATGTTGGTCGATCAGGGGCTAACAAAAACCAGCACCATTTTTAACACTGGCAAGATTCGAAGAGATGAGCGAAATGAAATCGTTCATTTTCGCGAGGGGGTGTACAAAAATGCACAAGATCCAGAAGCGCAGAATTTTATGAAGATCTTCTGGCAATGGGCGAGAACTGTGACTGAAAGAGGATAACGCGTAGCGGAATAAATCACAGGTGACGCATTACACATAGATTATTACGCGGCAAATGGGCTTGACATTCATTGTGCAAATCAGCCAAAACGATGAGGTAAAAATGATCAACAAGTGTCTTGTAATGGTGGGATTGTTATTGTGTCTGGGAGTGCCATCGGCAATGGCACAAACAACTGTCCCATCGCCTCAAGAAAAATTAGCGTTGATGAAGATTGACACAACGATGTGGAAATACCTTGCAGCCTCGGATCGAGCTCAATGGAACATCAGCGCTTCTGACTCTGAAACTGCGATCCGAAATCATTTCTTCCCTGGATATAATAATTTTAAAGTTGTGACAGAAATATATGATCGGATTGGCAAGAAAAAGACCACATTGGAGCAAGAGTCCCAAACGTTGATCAAATTGTTGGAGCAAGCCCGGGATCATTTCGAGTCTGGATTGAAGATAGATCCCTTCAATAATTATCTGCGGTTGGCGATCACGTCAACTTATTCTTATCTGGAAAAATTATATGCATCTCAAAATGAACCGATCAAAAGATTGGCGATCCTGCTCAATTTGCTTCGGCTTCGA
Above is a window of candidate division KSB1 bacterium DNA encoding:
- a CDS encoding MotA/TolQ/ExbB proton channel family protein produces the protein MRITKYCLLLAIFLLIAFALSESWAQVSSAPPSQETAPSAQKSSYKVDTGTRMFSVKTIGDLLTLCEEIGWFLVLNFIVGVLVLVQKWLVLRREKKDDEKIPLDQLKTMHLEDIDKMLTEVKDDQVESEGAEKGIAAKVPLLKKIFGKRKTATAFLLLQRLYKIFSVKKSADDFGSETANFIQSLKDQFNTFTTRMAYLSDTAGGLGLLGTVWGMFMVFFGGTMVMDEILHGMGVALATTIVGLVISILLNTFTTVVSNKFDRHLDFINKLSAAFHERMIAFAEAQPAGAVQPVIIDASRLPQVAIAPGVGETRVEQPIPAVPPSPEVPAKKKLGLPAEIKVLAGNNQSAEVNTQLPQPIMVEIVDNKGNPLEGVTVVFATEEGAGTFPNQSRIQKILTDEEGKAQTLFLLGKRAGEKTIHISVEGGECRPVTLLLIARPAPAAKFVELGGNYQTGSLGRRLSEPFSVAVRDKYDNPIPKYEVSFHLRKGTGRFQDTQNSQLTTLTNEDGLVEVYFIVDNNRGAREIVAEAKKVEPSKIDFEIFAV
- a CDS encoding biopolymer transporter ExbD, translating into MSKGGIVVRLIDIVLNLLFGFMCISTMERKSPVKLPQSDLPVQSQIQKEQLLVISINQQEQFLLESENMILPNFDAVKNLILTRNESFKKLDRTMKVRIRSYWNLPIRYTMRIANFCRDENIPVGMDVESVSSSNR
- a CDS encoding biopolymer transporter ExbD codes for the protein MKKGGGIIIRLIDIVMNLLFGFLMISDIVHKTEIKLPSQAGRSPVVSEKRVMPIEVQIFRGDTTIIGIDPQTERSLRVKSQLYGYYVLNEDERLYRIRMLDKLEDHLFTAKASYDSINVIINPDAESIVQSTINLVDICRRYRIEKRFRFIERGEE